A window of Colletes latitarsis isolate SP2378_abdomen chromosome 11, iyColLati1, whole genome shotgun sequence genomic DNA:
cattttctagaaaaaaattcgagaaggtgtgaaatttttcgccgggaaaaagaatttcaaattgttctggaaaaattattttcggttgaaggggtcaattgcaatcatttttggtgaatagacgtacccccgaaatcctgcgcattttcgagaaaaaaattcagaacgggcggaactttaaacgttaataactttgtaacaaaacCTCCAttagcaaattggtattcttgattttcgtcttattttggcctctagaatcccctggaatCATTTCGAATATTTAGATTCGAAGTTTTGGAAGGTACACAACGATAATTGATCGTAGAATCATTTGATGagtatatttaaattttttggAACGTACGACTACCAACGTTTATAAAATATgtagattaaaaatttttaaatttatgctATCGTAATCGTCAATATTAATTATCCcgaaataaacaaaacttacttaCTAAAAATATTCGCCTTATTATTTCCAGATTTCAACCATCCAAAATGGTGTCTTCATCAGTAACAGAGGTTGCACAACTCCCAAAACCCAAACCCTCCTTTCCTCTAACTCCAGGTGACTACCAACTAGTAGGCTGGGATATGGACACAACCGGCAAAAAAGTAATAGATGAAATCTGCCAGATAGCCGGCTACACGCCTAATTCGTCCTATTCCCGATACGTGATGCCGTACAAGAACCTAAATCCACCAGCTATGAAAAGACACAACATGAAAGTCGTAACTATCGGAAAATTTCGAGTTCTGAAGGACATGAAAACCAACAAGGTCATTAACTAATTATTTCcaactaaaattaaatatttccaatACTAAATTATGGTTGATTTCCAGGTTTTGAAGACGAAAAGCGAGATTTCCTCTTTGATAGAATTTTTAAACTGGCTGGAATCAATTAAAAATGATGAAAAAAatggaattattttaatttatcacGAACCGAGGAAAGTTATTCCGGCAATGTTGATAGAATCCTTGAAAAAATATAATCTTCTGGAAAGATTTAAACACACCGTAAAGGGATTCGTCAATGGATTCAATGTTGCCAaagtaaaatgcgaaaattcgattaGAGCATTTTCTTTGAGGACTTTGTCTCGTGTTTTACTGAATCAGGTAAGAACTTTCAATTTTAACTACAATGTATTCGTTTGTGCAAAATATTTCTTGCCCAAGGAAATTGTAAACTTTATTTTTTCCGGGAAAATTTTCTTCGAAAAACTATATATTTGCAAGGGAAGTTAATTAATTTGGGGATTGTTTAAAAGGAGAAGGAGCTAGATAATGCAAACGACAGAGCCTGCTTGGCTTTGGAAATAATTCATCATTTACATTCTTTGGAAACTGTGACCGGAAGCGAAGCAAACGGAAGTGGCGACGGTGGCGCCAATGGCACGAAAAGTACTATAATAGAATTTATTAGTGAATTTATTCAGCCAGTAGAAATCGAAGAACAAGAATATGcaggtaaataaattattttactattaattaaatgatttaaaaatgaaatataaaatatcttgAGATTCGTTTAGTCcttgtacaatttttatataactttaatgcagtttttcttttattgtaaaataatatttaatgatTGGTAATTTTAAATATGTTGGATTTGTTTTAGAATTGAAAATAGTATTTAAAAGGCAGAATAATTTGAGACCCATTTTCGGAGTTCTATTTCGATTAAATCGACGGGAACGCCAACATGCTAGTCCTTTAAGAAGACTACTGGCCGAAGCAGGAATTGAATATTCCCAATTGCAAGTTAGTATAATTTATAATAAGTAATAATTGTCTTCTATTGATATTTAATCGCAATCTTtacagaaattaaattaaagaaaagGTTTAGAGCAGTGGTATCAAACACGTGGGCCGCATATGGCCCGCAAGATCTTAAAATGCGGCCCTCTGCCAGAagcttaaaattaattttattgaaactttTATATTCGGTAATTCATCCCTatgcaaataattattttctcatTTAAAGACTAATAACACTTTGCACAGGGGGAGATTAACAAGTGAGCATTTAAtatctatattaaaaatattattgcaaACAGTTATacctgatattgatcgaataattTCTGTCAAAAGATACCAACTTATtagtaaaagaaaaatattaattttcctaCTTTCCTACTAGTAATATCTATAACTGAGGTATTTTTTCATGTATAACTTCATAGTTTGTGTAAATGTAAACAGAAAGAAAAAAGAagtaaaatttaaatgaaatttaaataagtttgtttaaaaatgaataacaAATTTTAAGAGACCTtttttttgaccgagaccaacgGATTCCCCGAAACTGTATTTGTTGGTTCGTGATCACATACGAGTTTGACacgactattttagaggatagtaaaatattaaattagtactttttttaatataatgagAAAttcttatataatattttattgtgATCAGAAATTTACATATGTATTTGCCTTCAAGTGATATTTAATCGCAAATTCTACAGAAATTAAATCGAAGAAAAGATTTGGATACTAGAATATTAAAttagtattttctttttttaatgtgATTGAACGTCGATTGCACAAAATTTGTCTTGGTGTGGGGCTTTAGGAgaatttatttagaattttataCTACTAATTGTAAATTTTCTAAGAGATAATATTTgcaaaaaatgttttattttgtatattGATTGATAAAATAATGCTTGGAAATCCAATATAAAATATTCAGAGGTATATATGGGTCTTGTATAATTTTTCTACAATTTGATACAAAATTTTTTCTTGTAAAATAACACATAGAAAATCTTTGTCTCTTGccttttgaaatttattacttTTGATGCCATTAAACTTTGCAGAACTccaaaaataaactattaattcactaaaaaataataataagtaaCTAATTAAAATCGTTTATCCATAATCTTTAATTTCGAAAGAatactaaaataaattattttaaattaatacaaaacaatttattattaataattcatcGCCAATAGTATTTGAACAATACATACcccaaaaaattctatttttttataccataaattaaaaaacttttttGACAAGATTGAATTACTGTAAAATATACAAAGATTGAAATGTTACAATATATAAAAACAATCTTAGAAACCTTATTCTCACTATATGTATATGGAGATGCTTCAAATCTATTTCATTAATTTCATTTCACCAAAATCCttcaattatttattaataacgttGAAAGAACTGAATCTATCGAATTGTTTATCCACAATCTTCagttttaaaaagaaatttcaatttttattgctATAAATTAAAAACCCTCAATGAaagcattttttttattaaattttgcaaacccccaaaaataaattattaaattacaaaaacgTTATTAAGTactgaataaaaattattttctaggaAGCTTGGACCAATGGAAAGAGAGAAGGCCTAGAGAAATTGCTCAAAGAGAAACTAATAACAGAAGATAAGAAAATGAAGGATTTGCTTATAGTACTTGAAGGTCACTTCGATTCAGAGAAAAACCCAAGGTCAAGTTTATCCCAAGACTCGAATAATTCGAGAATTATTGACGACAAGATAAACAATAACAAATGCGATTCTGACCAAGAAAGTACAGATTCTTCTACTTTAAAAAGAAAAGCAGAGTCCAAAATTAGTGCAATGATTGCCGAAAAATAATGTGATTAATCCTTCCAGTACCTTTTAATTAATTAGATCAAACCTAATTAAACAAAGAAAAGTCATTCCGTTTATTTTTACAATGAAAAGTGTTATTTGTTGCAAGTATTAtaagttttatttttgttttgttttaagtatagaatttatttaacaaatgtacaaataacacgttaattatttttataacagtaagtttaattaattatgcaaaatattgttttttttttttttgcctaaTATAATAGATTATTCCTTTCTTTTTTGTAAtgaaaaatgtatattttttacgaaatttcatttaaattaaataaaaacttgAAAATTGGAATATGTTTGGTCTCCATTTTTTATGGAAGATTTTGTGTTTTCGCTTttatttttgtgaaaaattaTAGGTTTTGCATCCGTTTAGTCTctattttttatagaaaatccTGGTAATTATATGGTTTTATGTTTTGtatttgttataaaatttttttgcaaattttataaTTGTTCAATTAGGAAAGTTAGTGTAATAGGTAAAAAATTGAGAGTTTCTGGTAATTTGTTAACTGATTTCATATGTGAATGTCTATGCGGTGGACCGTTGTTTCCGTTTATGGCTTTTCATAGAGCGTGCCGAACGATGCGAACCGTGAAGAGTATACATAGTGCGTAGCATAAGCGATGACTGagtttgagaaaaattttaggaCGGATTATATACGGGATTATGCGAATTTTTTAGTACTTCATGGAGTTTTCTTTAAaagtgaatttttttatttctttttccggGGTATAAATCGTTGAAATTTGTTATTTAGTATAAATATTAGCATAATTAGTTTTTTCCCGTGCATACGTGTGtgggtgtatgtgtgtgtgtggttgcttattttatactgtttttgaaattattatagTTTGAccagaaacaaaattttagtggatatgGAGAATATATGTATAAGGTACAATTTTATTTGGTAAATATTATTAAGCATGATTTCTTAACctcaaaatacaaaaatagtGAGGTGAGAAAATTCCgacgattaaataaatttttaggaTAAACTGGTATCTTTAAACCTCAGAATCAGGATTTGTTCAGTTTATGCTTGTTACGTAAAGACGTATGGTTTCTAGTTCTCGAACTATCTATAAAAATTGTAGATTCTACAAAACTAcgatatttttcaatttatttataaatttctgtGACAAAATGGTTTCCTAATTCTTAAACTAGGAATTAAAACACAAAAGCTTCGTTCATTGCTTTTTTTCTGTAGAAATTTCtatgtaaataataaataatatttactatattaattctcaaaataatatcaatttaaaatataGAAGAAGATTATTTcagtatattattaattatcatAATACTTTTTAATTAGAATCCTCCAGCAAAACCGAaactaattaattttttaaaccgtATGATACAAGCTGAGCAATTAAAGAAGATTCGCTCGAGGAACTCGTAAATTAAATCCGAAACAAAAGGAAATGAAGTAATCGATTTGGCGTAAAAATTATGCCTTCCATACGTTCCTGGAAAACCGTTAATTAGAATAaggatttattttaaataaaacaagAATTTATGATAAACAAAAATTGAACAATTCAAaactaaaatgaaaaaaaaataaagaaatgttcCCCAAAGTATTATAAACAATATAATTAATACGGTATCACCatgattaaattttcaaaaaattttcaaGCTTTTTAAAGAGTTCAATTTTTTAAGGatgcaattcttttttttcacaaAAGAAGATTGTAATATAATTTACAACAAATTGTGATAAAACAAACGATTTCCATTTGTGGACTGTTTAGAATTAAACAATTACTACAAAATCttggaattttgaaatttttcacgtgTTTCATATTTCCTTATTGTGTCAACAAAGATTATGTCAATATCTACAATAGTATTTTGGCAATCTTTTAAGTTTCACCACCCACGACTTCCATTTtgttcgaaaaataatttttttgcctCTCACTACTTATTATGTTCTAAGCCTAAATTAAAATAGTTTCTTTCAGTCTTTCAGTGCAATTGTTTAAATGATAACGAAGAAActataattgtttaaaattgttAAGTTTGTTTATccataattattaaatatggTTTATAATCATCAACGGAAAGAACATTTCGATTATAGTCTTCGAAATTATGCTACTATGGCTTGCTTCAAGCAGTTTCAGCAATAATAGTCGACCGTTATAGTTTGTCACGCTTCAAGGCAGAAAATGTACCCGTTAGGGTGAGCATGAGCGCCGCCATTGCCATAATTTCGTGCCACGATAAAGGAAGAAATCATTTCATTCGTAAAAGCTTCGTCggccattttaaaaaatttgtttaaattctaTCAAAGATTTTACAGTACTTAATTACTTCAATAGAATAATTATGGTCATTGACTGTTTGTTATAAACTAACGAGAAAAAATGTGACAAATTAATTTATAACATAATTTTGCTTTTAAGGGTAAAAAGATTTGCATCGTTTGGAAATTTGATCGAAATTAGAAATTAGTAATTGAAATAGTATAAAATAGACCAATTTTTGTAAAATCTTTGTAAATAATACTTTTGTGCATGCAACTTTCTAAAAAATTCTAATATGAATTAACTTTGATCTGTCTTGCAATTTATAATATAGTATATTACAGTCTTTGAGAAATTGaatcataattttatttttccaaaGGAAAAAGAGGTTATGTTCTTGGAAAATGGGCCAATTTAAAACCAATAATTACCAAGGAAATTATGAAATCGAGGTTCCAAAACACGTAAATAATTGCCCAAAGTGCAGAACGATACAAATCCAATTCAAAATGGTAGTCGTTTTGCCAGCCTCGGATGGAATCCTAACGGACGAGCAATTTTCCCGTAGAATTTCGACGCGTATGAATGCGTGACATAGCACTATGCTCTGTTAGATACTCTTCCGACTGACAGCTGCCATAAATCGCTTCGAACGACGCCATCTCGCTTTTTATGCAAGCATCTGCGTTGAAAagaacgaaaaagaaaattcaacAAAACTGAAACTTCGATTTCCTCTACGATATTTCAACTTTGTAACCATAAACGCTAATTCTGATTTACTCGAGTCAGGTCTCAGTTAAGTAACAACATCAAACTGTAAGTTTGCAATCACTATAGTGCATTATCTTGCAATGGAagctttaaatattaaattttgtgaCAAATTGTGACTAATATAACATTCGTTTCTTcttttagaaattatttaacAATTATTATTCGAGGTCTGCGTATTTAAAATATCTAACTTCTATATTAAGTGTTATAATAAATTTAAGCAacagcaattcttggtgaaattaattttaaaacattctattcccaataaaaacaatttcttgtggatttaattatttattgaaataaattctcTCGGTACGTAGGAAAAATATGTTCTCCTTTTAAATAGTTTCAAGTTCGAATCTGATAACAAAGACGctctataaattatttatagaatTCTTTCCGTTATCTTCCAAGTAACAAAGAGGACGTTGATACTGATCAACTGGATGGAAACTAACGCTCAGATGACGCAACTAAACCGTCAAAATCATCATATTTTGGGACTATACAGTGTCCCATACAACTGTATGCAAACAAATGTCATAATTGTATCATATTATAAATGTTAATATTGTAACTAAGACGATGAAACAGTATATGTATGGCCAAGAACAAGAATCCTTCGAAAGATAGGAACAATCTGATATAGGAGTTTGCTACGGGTGAGGTATCATCAGAGTTCTCATGTGATACACTCTTAGAACTAATTAATAGTGAATAAGAAACAGACAACATGCTACAATTTAAAAGGATAGAAACCACTTCAACAGTCAGAAGTATAATTGATGCTCCTGGTCCATTAGGCAGCAAATGAAGGTCACAGGCTAATGAGTTTACAGTTAGTACTGATTCTTCTGGCGACTCTAGTGTCAGAGTTGTTAATTCTTTCAATTCGAAATAAAACATATTAACATTTTCACAAACTCAATAAGAGCTGAGAACCGTAACGAAATCGATATACCCATAACAGTTGTAATATTTTACCGATTCTTATAACTGTTTTCATCCCTTTATACTGTAATAGAAGACCGtttgaatatttattgtatCGTGAGAATCGCAGAACGTCTGTAAAGTACACCAAAATAAGTACCTCAATACTTTTGTTATAAAGATTTAAAGACTGCATCGAATAGTtcgataaaaattgtacaatttcaTTCAAAAAAGAAATGAGGTTGCagtaaataaaattacattcgGCTTGTACATCATTCGATACCGTTTACTTGTGCCTTATAACATTTTTCTGTATTTGTAATCGTTTTAGAGATATAGATTTCCCCATTATCCGTGGAATACCCCGTATAAATTGATTTTTATCATTTTGGGATCAGAACAGTATCGTCAACCGTAGGGTATATACTCGAGTGAACGAGACGAGTCAGTGAAGAAAAACAAAGAGTTCGTGTGatatccacgtagtttctgcagTCATTGACTACCAAAGAACATTTAGACAGGGGGGCACACGAGCGTCCAAGCGACGATCTATGTTCTTCCTTGTCTTGTAATTGAAAAGACATAGAAACGCCGATCTTGTCTGTCTTCGTTGTTTTCAATTACAAACAAGGAAGAACATAGAAACGCATGTCGCTTCGACGCCCATGTGCCCCCGGGCTTTACGATTCACATTCAgaaacgtttgtttacgtttgctGAGTCGTCCCGTTCGCCCGAGGATGCATACGTTGCATCACGTTCGTCAGTTTGTTTTATTTAGCGAGATTGGTCCCCATCTTTAGTCGCCGCATCACCAGTGCTTCAGCACCGAGCAACAAGTTGGTAATTATTCGTGACAAGACACACTGTACACCTGTATGAAAAATATAGAATTCTATTCATTTAATAAACGACTAAATCACTTAATAACTCATCGTCTAATTTAGTAATCCTTGTATATAATCATAATAGAATACTACCACAGATACAAAGGAACATACCCAATTCCAAAAATTTTGATACTtagagatatacagggtgtttggccacacctaggaaatattctaatgggagattctagaggccaaaataggatgaaaatcaagaatacgactttgttaatggaggcttcgttaaaaagttattaacgtttaaagttgcaaccgtactgaatttttttctcgaaaatgcgcaagatttcgggggtatgtctattcaccaaaaatgattgcaattgacccccgcaaccgaaaataatttttttagaacggtttgaaattttttaatttcactggaaaatttgggcacctaccccccgtcgatttttcttaaaaattcgtttttcatttttgataattttatttgacaccctacagaaaagttgtgtaatacttttttgtaggtacccatgagctctacttcagaaaaaagtttcattgaaatatattcactattgtagaaattatggctatttgaaaatgggaccatttttatggggtttttctcattttagagcgtcaaggaacaacttttccattatttttagaatttctacatattctctactaaaatacgcgttgattgcttttttaaacattaaaatcgtcctatccgttcagaagttatgacgttttaaagattcgcatgaaaattcgggcagacatttctggccagaaatcatattttcggtgaggaatttttttctcgaaactgagtaagatttcgggggtatgtataatgaccaaaaatgattgtaattgacccctgcaactaaaaataatttttccaagacaattcgaaagtcttttttttcactcaaaattTTCAACACATACACGAATttgtttctcaaaagtgggtaagatttcgggggtatgtaacagaaaataatttttccaaaacgatttgaaatttttgaatttaattgtttataactttttaacaaagcctcagtcaagaaattgatattcttgattttcgtcttattttggcttctagactcccattaaaatttttctcacaggtggccgaacaccctgtatacgtatctGCAATCGTCTTATCTTATCAAGCTTAATTAAACTCAGAAAAAATCATTGCAATAATTTACTGTTGGAAAAATGCTATTTATTCTTTGTTTATTTGTGGAATTTTGAGTCCAGGAAGCTCTGGAATCGCGAAACGATTAAGCGAATTGCTTAGACGGTTGCTGACTTTCTCGGTGCGTTGGTTTTTAGGTCAATGCCGCAACAAAATGAAGAATGAAGCCTCGTACAAGAAcggaatatgtaaaaatataccttaacattattaataaatatttattaactatCTTTGAAACTTTTTCCAcgttggaaattaaatttacgCTTTAGAACATTATTTCACATCTTTACTCTACAACCCACGATAATAGAAACTAATAAACTTTgcttttaaaaatgtttctaacgaagtgaaaaatttattgattCATCTGAATTatattattacaattttttgTCAATTTTCGACCAGTTAACTTGTTTTACTGAATTTATCATTGTTTAGTTAAtcgaaaaaatagaaaattttcaattcttACAACTTAATATTCCAATTTTTTACtttgaaattttcaaaatagttagtaaatatttttttaaaacacaGTCTGATGagaaaatgtttcatataaaagtATTTACTCTTATTTTCATAAGATGAGAATCTGCAAAGAAAAATATAGGTTTCTATTTCAAAAAACTAAGTTGACTTTGGAATGGCCTTGAAAACacttagaaaataaaaatggaaTAGTACGGGTTTATTTCCCTTCCAAAATCaagaaaatttcttttaaaaacaCATAGTTTCCAAAATGTTTCAATTCTAAAATTCCAAAATTTCCCTACCAACAATTCAAATTTTCACTTAAAAAAGATAATAGTTCCTTTCCAATAAAGCATCTCAAAACACCAAGGCAAAGAAACCATTAATTTCTATGTCTAACAATTCCgtaaaaaaattgagaaaaaaTTTTCTTCGTCCAAGCTGTACATTTTTCTGAACTGTATTTTAATAAACgaagatatttaatattttaatgcagCTATGGTTTCCCAGGGGTGCCCATAAAGTCCATAGGTGGCGTTTGGGGATGTACAAGTATCGAGGTTTTAGTGCGCGAAGCTGACGGTGGAGTTAAAAATAGAAACCTCGAAAGTTGTTCGTATCTTTCGCTACTGGCGAGTTATGGTTGTTAGCGGAGGCAGCGAGCATGCATTAACAGTACTCTGGACGGGCCGGTGGTTCTCTGATCCCTCGATTTCCGCCTCCCTACCCCACGAAAGACGCTCGTCGAAGAATTCTCAATGCACGCGACTCAGTTCCCCGAGAAACTTCGTGAAAATTTCATCTTCCTCCACGAAAGTGTGTGTTTTTGTGTGTAACCATCCACCACCGATCAAACTGCAAATATACCGAAGAGGAATAGCTACAGAAATCATGTTCACTGTCCTTATCGCTGGATTTTGCACGGTTTGTACCAATTTCCCACATTTTGCGCGATTttctttgaaaaattgaaaaattttgagTTTCGTGGGATCTCgtttgaattttataaaatttccgCCATTTTTATTGAAAGACCGCCTCCATTTGC
This region includes:
- the Exu gene encoding maternal protein exuperantia isoform X2 — encoded protein: MVSSSVTEVAQLPKPKPSFPLTPGDYQLVGWDMDTTGKKVIDEICQIAGYTPNSSYSRYVMPYKNLNPPAMKRHNMKVVTIGKFRVLKDMKTNKVLKTKSEISSLIEFLNWLESIKNDEKNGIILIYHEPRKVIPAMLIESLKKYNLLERFKHTVKGFVNGFNVAKVKCENSIRAFSLRTLSRVLLNQEKELDNANDRACLALEIIHHLHSLETVTGSEANGSGDGGANGTKSTIIEFISEFIQPVEIEEQEYAELKIVFKRQNNLRPIFGVLFRLNRRERQHASPLRRLLAEAGIEYSQLQKLN
- the Exu gene encoding maternal protein exuperantia isoform X1, with product MVSSSVTEVAQLPKPKPSFPLTPGDYQLVGWDMDTTGKKVIDEICQIAGYTPNSSYSRYVMPYKNLNPPAMKRHNMKVVTIGKFRVLKDMKTNKVLKTKSEISSLIEFLNWLESIKNDEKNGIILIYHEPRKVIPAMLIESLKKYNLLERFKHTVKGFVNGFNVAKVKCENSIRAFSLRTLSRVLLNQEKELDNANDRACLALEIIHHLHSLETVTGSEANGSGDGGANGTKSTIIEFISEFIQPVEIEEQEYAELKIVFKRQNNLRPIFGVLFRLNRRERQHASPLRRLLAEAGIEYSQLQEAWTNGKREGLEKLLKEKLITEDKKMKDLLIVLEGHFDSEKNPRSSLSQDSNNSRIIDDKINNNKCDSDQESTDSSTLKRKAESKISAMIAEK